The proteins below come from a single Microbulbifer sp. Q7 genomic window:
- a CDS encoding tryptophan halogenase family protein — MQNTIIKNLVILGGGTAGWMTAALMAKVLGKTVQITLVESEQIGTVGVGEATIPPIINFNQALGLDEKEFLRETNGSIKLGIQFEGWSQPAESYMHAFGNVGKNFPFCDFHHFWVRHCQQGGRDSYWDYSLNYQAAIQNKFSPIAKIPNTNLPGISYAYHFDAGLYAKLLRRYAEEKGVKRVEGKVSDVRKNPESGFVESLLLESGQAVTGDLFADCSGFIGLLIDKAVGSEYESWSQWLPCDRAMAVPSASGERIPPYTRSIAHACGWQWQIPLQHRTGNGLVYSSSHWSDEQAHEALFGNLPGEPLAEPRIIPFKTGHRREQWKKNVVSLGLASGFLEPLESTSIHLVQSAATRLIKCFPHRGIRGEEVAEFNRQSRVEMERIRDFIILHYKANQRRDSDFWRACEVMPVPDSLQEKMELFRSSGKVFRDFDDLFTEVAWQQVMIGQGIVPEDHHGIADGLTDAQLAELMQSLKTLIQGTVKQLPPHEAFLSHK, encoded by the coding sequence TTGCAAAATACAATAATAAAAAACCTGGTTATTCTCGGCGGTGGTACCGCCGGTTGGATGACCGCCGCACTGATGGCCAAGGTGCTGGGCAAGACCGTTCAGATCACACTGGTGGAGTCGGAGCAGATCGGTACCGTGGGCGTTGGCGAAGCCACCATTCCCCCGATCATCAATTTTAATCAGGCCCTGGGCCTGGATGAAAAAGAGTTCCTGCGCGAAACCAATGGCAGTATCAAGCTGGGGATACAGTTTGAGGGCTGGTCGCAGCCTGCCGAAAGCTACATGCACGCCTTCGGAAATGTTGGCAAAAATTTTCCTTTTTGCGATTTTCATCACTTCTGGGTGCGCCATTGCCAGCAGGGCGGTCGCGACAGTTACTGGGATTATTCACTGAATTACCAGGCGGCAATCCAGAATAAATTTTCCCCGATCGCGAAAATTCCCAATACCAATCTCCCGGGCATTTCCTATGCGTACCATTTTGACGCGGGTCTTTATGCCAAGCTTTTGCGCCGTTACGCCGAGGAAAAAGGTGTAAAGCGCGTGGAGGGCAAGGTCTCCGATGTGCGGAAAAACCCGGAGAGCGGTTTTGTGGAAAGTCTGCTGCTGGAGAGCGGCCAGGCTGTCACAGGGGATCTATTCGCGGACTGCTCAGGATTCATCGGCCTGCTCATTGACAAGGCCGTGGGTAGCGAGTACGAGAGCTGGAGCCAGTGGCTGCCCTGCGACCGCGCCATGGCGGTACCCAGTGCTTCCGGCGAGCGTATTCCGCCGTACACGCGCTCCATTGCCCACGCCTGTGGCTGGCAGTGGCAGATTCCGCTGCAACATCGCACCGGCAATGGTCTGGTGTATTCCAGTAGCCACTGGAGCGACGAGCAGGCGCACGAAGCGCTGTTTGGCAATCTACCCGGCGAGCCGCTCGCCGAGCCACGGATTATCCCGTTCAAAACGGGCCACCGGCGTGAACAGTGGAAAAAGAACGTGGTAAGCCTCGGGCTCGCTAGCGGATTCCTTGAGCCTCTGGAGAGCACATCCATTCACCTGGTGCAGTCCGCGGCCACACGGCTGATCAAGTGTTTCCCCCATCGCGGTATTCGCGGCGAAGAAGTGGCGGAGTTCAACCGCCAATCCCGTGTGGAAATGGAGCGCATTCGAGATTTCATTATTCTGCATTACAAGGCCAACCAGCGCCGCGACAGCGACTTCTGGCGCGCCTGTGAAGTCATGCCGGTGCCCGACAGCCTGCAGGAAAAAATGGAATTGTTCCGCAGCTCCGGCAAGGTATTCCGGGATTTCGACGACTTGTTTACGGAAGTCGCGTGGCAGCAGGTAATGATTGGTCAGGGCATCGTGC
- a CDS encoding TonB-dependent receptor, whose protein sequence is MSLTNKRFRPALLSAAIAASTVSGAAFAQEEGNTELEEITVTGFRKSVMDSIGTKRDAKAVVEAISAEDIGKLPDSSIADAISRLPGLATQRLDGRSSRVSIRGFGENESATTFNGREQVSISDNRGVEFDLYPSEIMSGVTVHKTPQANIDAEGIAGVIDMQTVKPLERGERVVQFNGQMEMTGFDKLNPDGEDKGQRFTFSYIDQFADDTIGVALAVNSMSSPSQEERWNSWGYPEFEVDGEQYSILGGAKPFVRSSVLDRDSVMLVVEAQPNDRLSTTFDALYVDFSDEKILRGIEVPFAWGQGSLSADLADVDPATGFITSANTDGQRVVVRNDFESRKAELSSFGFNAKFEATEDLQLEFDASHSSVERQIWSFESYSGTGRGNDNGVADNLGYTFKPGNTGVNFTHELDYSDFDLIQLGGPLTWGWSQALNDNLGITGTPLENSGQDGFLNTPEIDDELTSLKLAATQMVEAGIVNEISYGISYRDREKTKRSQGYYMTLAGFPNEFEGTLVVPEEYRLGSTSLDFIGMGDMIAYDARGLLNDGYYTLTDEALTGIQHLTGSYTVQEAVTAAFVQADFETEVAGFPLTGNLGARYVHTDQSSKGFAGDTIDGLVVGVENNVDHDYGHFLPSLNMALALTDAQTVRFGAAKTISRARMDEMNSSVSVTPGTNEDANGNYWSVSGGNPTLEPKEAVGLDLSYENYFSDEGYFSVALFWKDLSNWHFDQNYVIDIADMPGYDPARAPAEASSLATRYSKVNGGGGTLQGYELSGSLPFNIFHKSLDGFGLLASHTGLSQDIEDLNGNEFELPGLSESIQTFTLYYDNHGFSARTSLRKRDDFKGEVYGVGFKTDQVNVVGETLVDAQIGYDFAESGIGGLEGLSVFLQGQNLTDEPFTTLSGDNALQVRDYQSYGKTYLMGFSYKL, encoded by the coding sequence ATGAGTCTGACGAACAAACGTTTCCGACCGGCACTGCTGTCTGCAGCCATTGCCGCGTCCACTGTTTCCGGTGCTGCTTTTGCCCAGGAAGAGGGCAATACCGAGCTGGAAGAAATTACCGTTACCGGTTTCCGCAAGAGTGTTATGGACTCTATCGGTACCAAGCGTGACGCCAAGGCCGTAGTCGAAGCCATCTCTGCCGAAGACATCGGCAAGCTGCCGGATTCCTCGATTGCCGACGCCATCTCTCGCCTGCCCGGTCTGGCTACCCAGCGCCTGGACGGTCGTTCCAGCCGCGTATCCATTCGTGGTTTCGGTGAGAACGAAAGCGCCACTACCTTTAATGGTCGTGAGCAGGTTTCCATCAGCGATAACCGCGGCGTAGAGTTTGACCTTTACCCCTCCGAGATCATGAGCGGTGTGACCGTTCACAAGACCCCGCAAGCCAACATTGATGCTGAAGGTATTGCCGGCGTAATTGACATGCAGACCGTCAAGCCGCTGGAGCGTGGTGAGCGCGTTGTACAGTTCAATGGCCAGATGGAAATGACTGGATTCGACAAGCTGAATCCGGACGGTGAAGACAAAGGCCAACGGTTTACCTTCTCCTATATCGACCAGTTTGCTGATGACACGATCGGTGTGGCACTGGCGGTCAACTCCATGAGCTCTCCGAGCCAGGAAGAGCGCTGGAACTCCTGGGGCTATCCTGAGTTTGAAGTAGACGGCGAGCAATACTCTATCCTTGGTGGTGCCAAGCCGTTCGTGCGCTCTTCTGTACTGGACCGCGACTCGGTTATGTTGGTTGTTGAAGCGCAGCCCAACGATCGCCTGAGCACGACGTTCGACGCACTGTACGTTGATTTTTCTGATGAAAAAATCCTGCGCGGTATCGAAGTACCTTTCGCGTGGGGACAGGGTTCTCTGTCTGCTGACCTCGCAGATGTTGATCCAGCCACCGGCTTCATCACCAGTGCCAACACCGATGGCCAGCGCGTGGTTGTGCGTAACGACTTCGAAAGCCGCAAGGCTGAGCTGAGCTCCTTTGGCTTCAATGCCAAGTTTGAAGCGACGGAAGATCTGCAGCTGGAATTCGACGCCAGCCATTCTTCGGTTGAACGTCAGATCTGGAGCTTCGAGAGCTACTCCGGTACTGGTCGTGGCAACGACAACGGCGTTGCTGACAACCTGGGCTACACCTTCAAGCCGGGCAATACCGGTGTGAACTTCACCCACGAGTTGGATTACAGCGATTTTGACCTGATTCAGCTGGGTGGCCCGCTCACCTGGGGCTGGAGTCAGGCGCTGAATGACAACCTGGGCATCACCGGTACTCCGCTGGAAAACTCTGGTCAGGACGGCTTCCTGAATACCCCGGAAATTGACGACGAGCTGACTTCCCTGAAGCTGGCCGCCACTCAAATGGTTGAAGCTGGCATCGTTAATGAAATCAGCTACGGCATCTCTTACCGCGACCGCGAAAAGACCAAGCGCTCTCAGGGTTACTACATGACCCTCGCGGGCTTCCCGAATGAGTTCGAAGGTACCCTGGTGGTTCCGGAAGAATATCGCCTGGGCAGTACTTCTCTCGACTTCATTGGTATGGGCGACATGATCGCGTACGACGCGCGTGGCCTGCTGAATGACGGTTACTACACCCTGACCGACGAAGCCCTGACCGGTATCCAGCACCTGACTGGTTCCTACACCGTGCAGGAAGCGGTTACCGCTGCCTTTGTACAGGCAGACTTCGAAACTGAAGTGGCTGGCTTCCCGCTGACCGGTAACCTCGGCGCGCGCTATGTGCATACCGATCAAAGCTCCAAAGGCTTTGCCGGTGACACCATTGACGGCCTGGTTGTCGGTGTCGAGAACAATGTCGACCACGATTACGGTCACTTCCTGCCCAGCCTGAACATGGCGCTGGCCCTAACCGACGCCCAGACTGTGCGTTTTGGTGCAGCGAAAACCATTTCCCGCGCACGCATGGATGAGATGAACTCTTCCGTCAGCGTCACTCCCGGTACCAACGAAGATGCTAACGGCAACTACTGGTCCGTCAGTGGCGGCAACCCGACACTGGAACCGAAAGAAGCGGTAGGTCTCGACCTCTCCTACGAGAACTACTTCAGCGACGAAGGTTACTTCTCTGTTGCGCTGTTCTGGAAAGACCTGAGCAACTGGCACTTTGACCAGAACTACGTGATCGATATCGCCGATATGCCTGGATACGATCCAGCGCGTGCGCCTGCCGAAGCAAGTTCTCTGGCCACTCGCTACAGTAAAGTGAATGGTGGTGGCGGTACCCTGCAGGGTTACGAGCTGTCCGGCTCCCTGCCGTTCAACATCTTCCACAAGAGCCTCGATGGGTTTGGTCTGCTCGCCAGCCACACTGGCCTGAGCCAGGATATCGAAGACCTGAATGGCAACGAATTTGAGCTGCCAGGACTGTCTGAGAGTATCCAGACCTTTACCCTGTACTACGACAATCACGGTTTCTCTGCCCGTACCAGTCTGCGTAAGCGTGACGACTTCAAAGGTGAAGTCTACGGTGTTGGCTTCAAAACTGATCAGGTTAACGTAGTCGGCGAAACCCTGGTGGATGCGCAGATCGGTTACGACTTTGCTGAGTCCGGCATCGGTGGCCTGGAAGGACTGTCCGTATTCCTGCAAGGTCAGAACCTGACCGACGAGCCGTTCACTACCCTGAGTGGCGACAATGCTCTGCAGGTTCGTGACTACCAGAGCTATGGTAAAACCTACCTGATGGGCTTCAGCTACAAGCTGTAA
- the glk gene encoding glucokinase, with the protein MTRIVADIGGTNARFAIAHPHQGGYRLEAIQVVNCAKFGDFYAAMAQWLEGLDQAAPKDACVAVAGPVEKTPQGGRVTMTNLGWDIRAEELCARFSLDRALVVNDFAALALSLPRLPEEDKWALRDVPAQKGGPMVVLGPGTGLGVAALVSDGGSYRVVPGEGGHANLSAGSERELELLRILAREQMPVYNEYVLSGGGLVNLYRAVCALHGRSAEELTPPDVSGRGLDGSDPLCRETLIDFLNFLGSAAGDAALYYVARGGVFLGGGVLPRIESLLPESQFEQRFTTKGCLGDWLQGVRVDVLKAGYPALIGAAAFLES; encoded by the coding sequence ATGACCAGAATCGTTGCGGACATCGGCGGCACCAATGCCCGCTTCGCTATCGCTCATCCTCACCAGGGGGGCTACCGGCTGGAGGCCATTCAGGTGGTGAATTGCGCCAAGTTTGGCGACTTCTATGCCGCGATGGCGCAATGGCTGGAAGGACTGGATCAGGCGGCCCCCAAGGACGCGTGCGTAGCGGTGGCGGGGCCAGTGGAGAAGACGCCTCAGGGCGGTCGCGTGACCATGACCAATCTGGGCTGGGATATTCGCGCCGAAGAGCTCTGTGCGCGCTTCTCCCTCGACCGAGCACTGGTGGTGAATGATTTTGCCGCGCTGGCACTGTCCCTGCCGCGCCTGCCGGAAGAAGACAAGTGGGCGCTGCGGGATGTGCCCGCGCAAAAAGGCGGCCCCATGGTGGTGCTCGGCCCGGGCACCGGCCTGGGTGTTGCCGCGCTGGTGAGCGACGGCGGCAGCTACCGAGTGGTGCCCGGGGAGGGCGGCCATGCCAACCTTTCCGCTGGCAGTGAGCGGGAGCTGGAGCTGCTGCGCATTCTGGCCCGGGAGCAGATGCCGGTGTACAACGAGTATGTGCTGAGCGGCGGCGGCCTGGTGAACCTGTATCGCGCCGTATGTGCCCTGCACGGCCGCTCGGCGGAAGAGCTGACGCCGCCGGACGTGAGCGGCCGCGGCCTGGATGGCTCCGACCCCCTGTGCCGGGAAACCCTGATCGATTTCCTCAATTTCCTCGGCAGCGCCGCCGGCGATGCCGCGCTCTACTACGTGGCCCGCGGTGGTGTGTTCCTTGGCGGCGGCGTGCTGCCGCGGATCGAATCCCTGTTGCCGGAAAGCCAGTTCGAACAGCGCTTTACCACCAAAGGTTGTCTGGGCGACTGGCTGCAGGGCGTGCGTGTGGACGTACTGAAAGCCGGCTATCCGGCACTGATCGGTGCAGCCGCCTTCCTGGAAAGCTGA
- a CDS encoding AraC family transcriptional regulator, which produces MKEYIFNIHDVVLLMTAAECLLLAVFQSILPTRARHDGRLLTAFLLIIAVASSCTLILWNDQFALAPWFEQTLLPYLLFAALLLKGPAIYLYVCSLTRQKLAFNSKLAVHLLPALAILLCLAIFGISSTDLRLASDTANPSPSLVIELIWDLVSLVPFLYAVATLLQIRRYRHALKDEYSHFSEVELDWLSALAWGVCIAWAWTMVVHVVAKFSSENVADYMGIADNYLSFILINAFFAYSLTYAHQLLATQPKEEPREPASEPEEPTEPAIEKVRSAMENDRIFLKKNLNLEQFSERIDLPAKEVSAVINKHFGTNFFEFVNSYRVEAAKALLADPQNADMTVLDVLLESGFNSKSAFHRFFSRLVGMSPTEFRKQAMAKGPAEP; this is translated from the coding sequence ATGAAAGAATATATATTCAATATCCACGATGTAGTGCTGTTGATGACAGCCGCCGAGTGCCTGCTGCTGGCCGTGTTCCAGTCGATACTCCCCACCCGGGCCCGACACGATGGCCGCCTGCTCACCGCGTTCCTGCTGATTATTGCGGTGGCCTCGAGCTGCACACTGATCCTGTGGAACGACCAGTTCGCCCTCGCCCCCTGGTTTGAGCAGACGCTGCTGCCGTACCTGCTGTTTGCCGCCCTGCTGCTGAAGGGGCCGGCGATCTACTTGTACGTCTGCTCGCTGACACGGCAAAAGCTGGCCTTCAACTCCAAGCTGGCGGTGCACCTGCTACCGGCCCTCGCGATACTGCTGTGCCTTGCCATATTCGGCATTTCCAGCACGGATCTGCGCCTCGCCTCGGATACCGCGAACCCATCTCCCTCCCTGGTCATCGAGCTGATCTGGGATCTGGTCTCGCTGGTGCCGTTCCTGTACGCAGTTGCCACCCTGCTGCAGATTCGCCGCTATCGCCACGCGCTGAAAGATGAATACTCGCACTTTTCGGAAGTGGAGCTGGACTGGCTCTCGGCCCTGGCTTGGGGGGTGTGCATCGCCTGGGCATGGACCATGGTGGTGCATGTGGTGGCCAAATTTTCCAGCGAGAACGTCGCCGACTACATGGGTATTGCCGACAACTACCTGTCATTTATCCTGATCAACGCGTTTTTCGCCTACAGCCTGACCTACGCGCACCAGTTGCTGGCGACCCAGCCCAAGGAAGAGCCCCGCGAACCCGCGTCCGAGCCCGAGGAGCCGACAGAGCCCGCCATCGAGAAGGTGCGCAGCGCCATGGAGAACGACCGCATCTTCCTCAAAAAGAACCTCAACCTGGAACAGTTTTCCGAGCGCATTGACCTCCCCGCAAAGGAAGTGTCAGCGGTGATCAACAAGCACTTCGGCACCAACTTCTTTGAATTCGTCAACAGCTACCGGGTAGAGGCCGCCAAGGCGTTGCTGGCCGATCCGCAGAATGCGGATATGACGGTGCTGGATGTGTTGCTGGAATCCGGGTTCAACAGCAAGTCCGCCTTCCACCGCTTCTTTAGCCGCCTGGTGGGCATGTCACCCACGGAGTTTCGCAAGCAGGCCATGGCCAAGGGCCCGGCGGAACCCTAA
- a CDS encoding exo 1,3/1,4-beta-D-glucan glucohydrolase codes for MKKRILLGGISGLIVAASLAGCDGEKASTAKPATDATSKAVLTADWPMLTSAIQQDPSIESRIDALLAQMSVEEKVGQMIQVEIRTATPEEVREYHIGSILNGGGSFPDNNKHASVADWVALADRYYHASMDTSDGGVAIPMIWGTDAVHGHNNVIGATLFPHNIALGATHNPELMRKIGEVTAAEVSATGIDWVFAPTLAVTRDDRWGRSYESYSEDPEVVRDYAGELVEGLQGTPGSGDLLRGKYVVSTAKHFLADGGTENGIDRGDAMLSEQELMDIHAQGYFSAIESGVQTVMASFSSWNGKKMHGHKYLMTDVLKQQLGFDGFIIGDWAGHQFVNGCSNVSCPQSINAGLDMFMAPDPSWKELFANTVAQAKSGEISAERLNDAVRRILRVKLRAGLFDAGAPSERAYAGDESLIGAPEHRAIARQAVRESLVLLKNNDGLLPLARNQKVLVTGDGADNIGKQSGGWSVTWQGTGNQNADFPGATSVYGGIAEAVESAGGSVQLSTDGSFATKPDVAIVVFGEDPYAEMQGDVSNLRYQGEQDLALMQRLRAQGIPVVGLFITGRPLWINPQLNASDAFAVIWQPGTEGAGVADVIFRDAQGNVQYDFTGKLTFSWPDDATPVVRNRGENEAQALFQYGYGLSYSDSVQMAALSEESGLQQAEGRESLAIFNGRALDPWHFQVVDAANHQSVISSSVTKLNGISVKSVDRNVQEDSRRLQWTGEGDATVGFFANSRTDLSRYAANGGALVFDVKIDRAPSDAVNIGINCGMDCGAEQAITEVLSGMTAGEWKTVAVDLQCLATDGVKMDMVLSPFYVRTAGALDMTVHNIHVAADAKADIHCG; via the coding sequence ATGAAAAAGCGAATTTTGCTGGGGGGCATCTCCGGACTGATAGTGGCAGCCAGCCTCGCGGGCTGCGATGGCGAGAAAGCCTCCACCGCCAAACCGGCGACAGATGCGACCAGCAAGGCCGTGCTCACCGCAGACTGGCCAATGTTGACCAGTGCTATCCAACAGGACCCGAGTATTGAATCACGCATCGACGCATTGCTGGCGCAGATGAGCGTGGAAGAGAAAGTGGGTCAGATGATCCAGGTGGAAATTCGTACGGCCACACCGGAAGAGGTCCGGGAGTACCATATCGGCTCCATTCTCAACGGTGGTGGTTCCTTCCCCGACAACAACAAGCATGCCAGTGTCGCCGACTGGGTGGCCTTGGCGGATCGTTATTACCACGCTTCCATGGATACCAGCGACGGCGGTGTGGCGATTCCCATGATCTGGGGTACCGACGCGGTACACGGCCACAACAACGTGATCGGCGCGACCCTGTTTCCGCACAATATTGCCCTCGGGGCCACGCACAATCCTGAGCTGATGCGCAAGATTGGTGAAGTGACCGCCGCCGAGGTGTCCGCCACCGGAATCGATTGGGTGTTTGCCCCCACCCTCGCCGTGACCCGCGATGATCGCTGGGGCCGCAGTTACGAATCCTACTCTGAAGACCCCGAAGTGGTGCGCGACTACGCCGGTGAACTGGTGGAAGGGCTGCAGGGCACCCCGGGCAGTGGTGACCTGCTGCGCGGCAAGTATGTGGTCAGTACGGCCAAGCACTTCCTCGCCGATGGCGGTACCGAAAATGGTATCGACCGTGGTGATGCCATGCTCAGCGAGCAGGAGCTGATGGATATCCACGCGCAGGGTTACTTCTCTGCGATCGAGTCCGGCGTGCAGACGGTGATGGCGTCCTTCAGCAGCTGGAACGGCAAAAAAATGCACGGTCACAAGTATCTGATGACCGATGTGCTGAAGCAGCAGCTGGGCTTTGATGGATTCATCATCGGTGACTGGGCTGGTCACCAGTTTGTGAATGGTTGTAGCAATGTGAGCTGCCCGCAGTCCATCAATGCCGGCCTGGATATGTTCATGGCGCCGGACCCCAGCTGGAAAGAGCTGTTCGCCAATACGGTTGCGCAGGCCAAAAGTGGTGAGATCTCAGCCGAGCGCCTGAACGATGCGGTGCGACGCATCCTGCGTGTGAAGCTGCGCGCTGGCCTGTTTGACGCCGGTGCGCCTTCCGAGCGCGCTTATGCCGGTGACGAATCCCTGATCGGTGCGCCGGAGCATCGCGCCATCGCCCGCCAGGCGGTGCGCGAGTCCCTGGTGCTGCTGAAGAACAACGATGGACTGCTGCCCCTGGCGCGGAACCAGAAGGTGCTGGTGACCGGTGACGGTGCCGACAACATCGGCAAGCAGTCCGGCGGCTGGAGCGTGACCTGGCAGGGCACCGGCAACCAGAATGCCGATTTCCCCGGCGCCACCTCGGTGTACGGTGGTATCGCAGAAGCGGTGGAAAGCGCGGGCGGCAGTGTTCAGTTGTCGACAGACGGCAGCTTTGCCACCAAGCCGGATGTGGCCATCGTGGTATTCGGAGAAGATCCGTACGCCGAAATGCAGGGCGATGTTTCCAATCTTCGCTACCAGGGCGAGCAAGACCTGGCCCTGATGCAGCGCCTGCGTGCGCAGGGTATCCCGGTGGTGGGACTGTTCATTACCGGCCGCCCGCTGTGGATCAATCCGCAGCTCAATGCGAGTGATGCCTTTGCCGTGATCTGGCAGCCGGGTACCGAAGGCGCGGGTGTGGCGGACGTCATTTTCCGCGATGCGCAGGGTAACGTGCAGTACGACTTCACCGGCAAACTGACCTTCTCCTGGCCGGATGATGCCACCCCGGTGGTGCGCAACCGCGGTGAAAACGAAGCCCAGGCGCTGTTCCAGTACGGTTACGGCCTCAGCTACAGCGATAGCGTGCAAATGGCCGCGCTTTCCGAGGAGAGCGGACTGCAGCAGGCGGAAGGCCGCGAGTCCCTGGCGATCTTTAACGGCCGTGCGCTCGACCCCTGGCACTTTCAGGTGGTGGATGCGGCTAACCATCAGTCGGTCATCTCCAGCAGTGTGACCAAACTGAACGGTATCAGCGTCAAATCGGTGGACCGCAATGTGCAGGAAGACAGCCGCCGTCTGCAGTGGACTGGTGAGGGCGATGCCACCGTTGGTTTCTTCGCCAACAGTCGCACCGACCTGTCCCGCTATGCGGCCAACGGTGGGGCGCTGGTATTTGATGTGAAGATCGACCGCGCGCCCAGTGATGCGGTGAATATCGGTATCAACTGCGGTATGGACTGCGGGGCAGAGCAAGCGATTACCGAAGTCCTCAGCGGCATGACCGCAGGCGAGTGGAAAACCGTGGCGGTGGACCTGCAGTGTCTGGCGACCGACGGGGTGAAAATGGACATGGTGCTGTCGCCCTTCTATGTACGTACCGCGGGTGCGCTGGATATGACCGTACACAACATCCATGTCGCCGCCGATGCGAAGGCCGATATCCATTGCGGGTAA
- a CDS encoding tryptophan halogenase family protein: MSQAIKKVVIAGGGTAGWMTAAALSKLMGGQIEVTLVESESIGTIGVGEATIPTLVFFHRLLGIDEAEFLRETQGTYKLGIRFENWRDVGKDYTHAFGVTGKDCWACGFQHFWMRARQLGLAEDFGEYCLERRAAEAHKFSHLPNIGLNYAFHMDASRYAAYLRKFSEGFGVQRVEGKIDQVQLHPHNGYIRALKLDSGQEVAGDFFIDCTGMRALLIEKALHTGYESWSHWLPCDSAVAVQTEAVEPPVPFTRSIAHESAWQWRIPLQNRVGNGLVYAGSYQSDESAREQLLENIRGKTLTDPLLIKFQTGRRRKQWHKNCLAVGLSSGFLEPLESTSIHLIQQNIVRFLRFFPQTEIHPREVDEFNRQCAFDMERIRDFIILHYKVTDRDDTEFWRHCRQMEIPDTLAAKIDMFRETGHVFREANELFVDSWQQVMLGQGLMPERYHPLVDSMSEQELAGFIQQIKRGVDQQVASLKDHNDYLANFVGGASKSHS; this comes from the coding sequence ATGAGCCAAGCGATAAAGAAAGTGGTCATTGCCGGCGGTGGTACCGCCGGTTGGATGACCGCCGCCGCGCTGTCCAAACTGATGGGTGGGCAGATCGAAGTCACTCTGGTGGAGTCGGAATCCATCGGCACCATTGGCGTGGGTGAAGCCACCATTCCCACCCTGGTATTTTTTCACCGCCTGCTGGGAATCGACGAGGCGGAATTCCTGCGCGAAACCCAGGGTACCTATAAATTGGGTATCCGCTTCGAAAACTGGCGGGATGTGGGAAAGGATTACACCCATGCGTTCGGCGTGACCGGTAAAGACTGCTGGGCATGTGGTTTCCAGCATTTCTGGATGCGCGCCCGGCAGCTCGGTCTGGCGGAAGATTTTGGTGAGTATTGCCTCGAGCGCCGCGCCGCGGAAGCGCATAAGTTTTCCCATCTGCCCAACATCGGTCTGAACTACGCGTTTCACATGGATGCCAGCCGCTACGCCGCCTACCTGCGCAAGTTCAGCGAGGGCTTCGGGGTGCAGCGGGTGGAGGGCAAGATCGACCAGGTCCAGTTGCACCCGCACAACGGCTATATCCGCGCACTGAAACTCGACTCCGGTCAGGAAGTGGCGGGTGACTTTTTTATCGACTGTACCGGGATGCGTGCGCTGTTGATTGAAAAGGCCCTGCATACCGGATACGAGTCCTGGTCGCACTGGCTGCCCTGCGACAGTGCCGTTGCGGTGCAGACGGAAGCGGTGGAACCGCCGGTGCCGTTTACCCGCTCCATCGCCCATGAAAGTGCCTGGCAGTGGCGGATTCCCTTGCAGAACCGGGTGGGCAACGGGCTGGTGTATGCGGGCAGCTATCAGAGTGATGAATCGGCCCGTGAGCAGCTTTTGGAAAATATCCGTGGCAAGACGCTGACCGATCCGCTGCTGATCAAATTCCAGACCGGACGCCGGCGCAAGCAGTGGCACAAGAACTGCCTGGCGGTGGGTCTTTCCAGCGGGTTTCTGGAGCCGCTGGAGTCCACCAGCATCCACCTGATCCAGCAGAATATCGTGCGCTTTCTTCGGTTCTTTCCCCAGACCGAGATTCACCCGCGGGAGGTGGATGAGTTCAACCGGCAGTGTGCATTTGATATGGAGCGCATTCGCGACTTCATCATTCTGCACTACAAGGTTACGGATCGGGACGACACCGAGTTCTGGCGGCACTGCCGGCAAATGGAAATCCCGGATACGCTGGCGGCGAAGATCGACATGTTCCGCGAGACCGGCCACGTATTCCGCGAGGCCAATGAACTGTTTGTGGATTCCTGGCAGCAGGTGATGTTGGGGCAGGGGCTGATGCCGGAACGCTATCACCCGCTGGTGGACAGTATGTCCGAGCAGGAGCTGGCAGGCTTCATCCAGCAGATCAAGCGGGGCGTGGACCAGCAGGTGGCGTCCCTTAAGGATCACAACGACTATCTCGCGAACTTTGTTGGTGGTGCCAGCAAGTCCCATTCCTAG